One window of Pseudomonas sp. ML2-2023-3 genomic DNA carries:
- a CDS encoding DUF2857 domain-containing protein, with product MSPSFNVLNQAMLTQVLHELRLGNLQRCKALGLSEDDIYLLQSLPPTTLSRLAHATVSWVEVKIDSPVLHRLIEQADRDEQNERLINRALKLGASSTIMYQRFGLAHSETALRRRLLKIETRKGRPQHLSEAQEHALWQRWCQLRAQDGTEDQLDAMMMLAEEQQISLTIVWQQIDQYSNGT from the coding sequence ATGAGCCCGTCCTTCAATGTGCTCAACCAGGCCATGCTGACCCAGGTACTGCATGAGCTACGCCTGGGTAATCTGCAACGCTGTAAGGCACTCGGATTGAGTGAGGACGACATCTACCTGCTGCAATCTTTACCCCCCACCACGCTGTCGCGCCTGGCCCATGCCACCGTGTCTTGGGTCGAGGTCAAGATCGACTCGCCAGTGCTGCACCGGCTGATCGAGCAAGCCGACCGCGACGAGCAGAACGAGCGCTTGATCAACCGAGCGCTCAAGCTAGGCGCCAGCAGCACCATCATGTATCAGCGCTTCGGCTTGGCGCATTCGGAAACCGCCCTGCGCCGACGTCTGCTCAAGATAGAAACCCGTAAGGGTCGCCCTCAGCATTTGAGCGAAGCGCAGGAACATGCGCTCTGGCAGCGATGGTGCCAGCTACGCGCGCAGGACGGAACTGAGGATCAGCTCGACGCCATGATGATGCTGGCCGAAGAACAACAGATCAGTTTGACCATCGTTTGGCAGCAGATCGACCAGTACAGCAACGGAACATGA
- a CDS encoding AlpA family transcriptional regulator, with protein sequence MSSQSSPIAEAPQPQVERHIMRRDEVERKTGFKRAHIYNLMKEGKFPQAKRIGLRAVGWDSLEIEQWVVERLGQQA encoded by the coding sequence ATGTCCAGCCAATCCTCACCCATCGCTGAAGCACCTCAACCGCAGGTAGAACGTCACATCATGCGACGTGACGAGGTGGAGCGAAAAACTGGCTTTAAACGCGCGCACATCTACAACCTGATGAAGGAAGGTAAATTCCCTCAAGCCAAACGCATTGGATTGCGGGCAGTCGGCTGGGACTCGCTGGAAATCGAGCAGTGGGTCGTTGAACGCTTAGGCCAACAGGCCTGA